Proteins found in one Megalobrama amblycephala isolate DHTTF-2021 linkage group LG5, ASM1881202v1, whole genome shotgun sequence genomic segment:
- the LOC125269210 gene encoding mitochondrial basic amino acids transporter isoform X1, which translates to MALDFVAGCIGGAAGVLVGHPFDTVKVRLQVQSVDKPLYRGTYHCFQSIVRQESMLGLYKGIGSPMMGLTFINAIVFGVQGNAMRMLAADTPLHQFLAGAAAGLIQCVICCPMELAKTRMQMQGTGQKSPSRKLYKNSLDCLVRIYRKEGIRGINRGMVTTVIRETPGFGVYFLTYDTLTRSLHCEPDDGYIIPKLLLAGGMSGIASWISTYPVDVIKSRLQADGVGGANKYDGIVDCVRQSWRREGWRMFTRGLTSTLLRAFPVNATTFATVTLFLMYMREDECVKDCESMPTLQHSSL; encoded by the exons ATGGCTCTGGACTTTGTTGCAGGATGTATTGGAG GTGCCGCAGGTGTGCTGGTCGGACATCCATTCGACACGGTTAAG GTGCGACTGCAGGTTCAAAGTGTGGACAAGCCCTTGTACCGCGGGACGTATCACTGCTTCCAGTCAATCGTTCGACAAGAATCG ATGTTGGGCCTCTATAAGGGCATCGGCTCCCCCATGATGGGCCTGACCTTCATCAACGCCATCGTGTTCGGCGTCCAGGGCAACGCCATGCGCATGTTGGCCGCAGACACGCCGCTGCATCAGTTCCTGGCGGGCGCGGCGGCCGGACTCATCCAGTGCGTCATCTGCTGCCCGATGGAGCTGGCCAAGACCCGCATGCAGATGCAGGGAACGGGCCAGAAGAGCCCGTCCAGGAAGCTCTACAAGAACTCTCTGGACTGTCTGGTCCGCATCTACCGGAAGGAGGGAATCCGAGGAATCAACCGAGGAATGGTGACCACCGTCATCCGCGAGACGCCCGGCTTCGGCGTCTACTTCCTCACCTACGACACGCTGACGCGATCGCTGCACTGCGAACCCGACGACGGCTACATCATTCCTAAGCTGCTCCTGGCAGGCGGCATGTCGGGAATCGCATCCTGGATCTCCACCTACCCCGTGGACGTCATCAAGTCCCGCCTCCAGGCGGATGGCGTGGGCGGAGCCAACAAGTACGACGGCATCGTGGACTGCGTCCGTCAGAGCTGGCGGAGGGAGGGATGGAGGATGTTCACTCGCGGCCTGACCTCGACTCTCCTGAGAGCGTTCCCCGTCAACGCCACCACCTTCGCCACCGTCACGCTCTTCCTCATGTACATGCGCGAGGACGAATGCGTGAAGGACTGCGAGTCCATGCCGACCTTGCAGCACAGCAGCCTGTGA
- the fancm gene encoding Fanconi anemia group M protein isoform X3 yields MKVLEKFTSRLTQMRLLNHRDLHSLTKYQIILAREQFRRNPPPHVQGPQQGPIEGDFALCISLYHGYELLQQMGVRSLFLFIQNIFSGPKESSRMKNELQRSPVFMDLYREMETMFATSSRGPQEPYVYSHPKLQKLDEVVLRHFQTWAESSESKASAEVSTRVMIFSSFRESVQEIAEMLNRHQPLVRVMTFMGQASAGKGIRGFTQKEQLEVVRRFREGGFNTLVSTCVGEEGLDIGEVDLIVCFDAQKSPIRLVQRMGRTGRRRQGRIVVILAEGREERTYNQSQSNRRSINKSIMGNKHSFQMFPHSPRMLPAGVTPTLHKMHISCGQFEHKDADRRSRKGRRSSLNLQMGGEQTCVKDDGFLSAAEEAVWTSTMRLSEDEAQPVFRPSSLLTFSDQTSPQEPCVSGPVRELSLWEWRHWQNRPLHTHSVGHSERCLHFTSIMELIDRLRQEEQGDCSVESELMLHLQKEDVDDGRTTKPNADKIPRKKRPKSSAAPRSDHCWDEAPEDQRQENDTTSVTLIQSTENRTHDGFVPDEDERVDSVPFTDDGVHPESDLPSQHECLECLLEDPCVQQDESSDLQRMFYQSEQNVSPKRCRHNLTTKAFQMILDNVKELLSRSPPQGFDFSLPDLSDPSEEPLSEAFQVTFSLAPVNGDREECDALSPGWDELFDDDEDFTKAEEQQEEQVSLDESVDLFGDDEAFLQLSVPDVQTPDKSTEPDGKQQTPVDVSGNRSKGAGSDQAFNCSQDFFSVNFDLGFESEEEECVVTASALKASPAVSSTRPRPVEGNGRSDQSLDQWSPATRPSASTPNHVFLPPAGRRAEDQTRPSARRSFQKTLSQRSLMFQQRLSCAGVLSSDSEGETPLRTPAHKVNPVFSPEHSKICSDVESPVQACRKRIAALNTSEESDADFQDVTLHQPGDVKPRHVRKPQKIVRREGRQFLDEEAELSEDEDVSSDEEDGDEQNHSLQGFVVNATQCSQGLNESEMQAVYLKSVRSPAVQNRVRMTYKPKHNMDIFSQVPEQDETYAEDSFVVDGSEDEEESDADEEPVELIAEDSYVDGRKQYATRRRVRIRAANPPGRVQPERNKRSRIIRVQDSSEEEEECDGRDSVFKVPQCLQSVSRRTERDDMKRQRLRDEAALSEELDFHPEKPVAVSTRSPSAADGPLRVLVDSRCISGGSEVVSCLRLRHGLQVHVCSLVSADFIVSNRMAVEWQSESEVASVQNRKRLQERIQRLQASYERVCLIIQSDRTKPGEAVRAFQRSRYYDGTLAALVKAGVRLLVSKGPDETAALLSELTQVERRKGQAIDVPLEVKGHRQQALQFCLTLPHVSYVSALNMCHHYSSVSHMISSSVEELQASARVSRSRAEDIYRCLRYSCC; encoded by the exons ATGAAG GTTTTAGAGAAGTTTACGTCCCGTCTGACCCAGATGAGGCTGTTGAATCACCGCGACCTCCACTCCCTCACAAAGTACCAGATCATTCTGGCCCGAGAACAGTTCAGACGCAACCCACCGCCACACGTCCAG GGGCCGCAGCAGGGGCCGATCGAGGGTGATTTCGCCCTCTGCATCAGTCTGTATCACGGCTATGAGTTACTGCAGCAGATGGGCGTCAGATCGCTCTTCCTCTTCATTCAGAACATCTTCTCTGGACCCAAAG AGTCGTCTCGAATGAAGAACGAGCTTCAGAGGAGTCCAGTCTTCATGGATCTCTACAGGGAAATGGAGACCATGTTTGCCACATCCAGCCGAG GGCCTCAAGAGCCGTACGTCTACAGTCACCCCAAACTACAGAAACTGGACGAGGTGGTGCTGCGGCACTTTCAGACGTGGGCCGAGAGCTCAG AGTCGAAGGCGTCGGCTGAGGTCAGCACACGCGTCATGATCTTCTCGTCCTTCCGCGAGAGCGTGCAGGAGATCGCAGAGATGCTGAACCGCCACCAGCCGCTGGTCAGGGTCATGACCTTCATGGGTCAGGCGTCCGCCGGGAAAGGGATCCGAGGGTTCACGCagaaggaacagctggag GTTGTGCGCCGGTTCCGTGAGGGCGGCTTCAACACGCTGGTGTCCACGTGTGTCGGCGAGGAGGGTCTGGACATCGGTGAGGTGGATCTCATCGTGTGTTTTGATGCTCAGAAGAGTCCCATCCGTCTGGTCCAGCGCATGGGCCGCACGGGACGCCGGCGACAGGGACGAATCGTGGTCATACTGGCCGAGGGCCGAGAGGAACGA ACGTATAACCAGAGCCAGAGCAACCGGCGCAGCATAAACAAGAGCATCATGGGAAACAAGCACAGTTTCCAGATGTTTCCTCACAGTCCCCGTATGCTGCCGGCGGGCGTCACTCCGACGCTACACAAGATGCACATCAGCTGCGGTCAGTTTGAACACAAAGACGCCGACCGCCGCTCCAGGAAGGGTCGCCGCTCATCGCTGAACCTCCAGATGG GAGGAGAGCAGACGTGTGTGAAGGACGACGGGTTTCTGAGCGCGGCTGAAGAGGCCGTGTGGACGTCCACCATGAGACTGTCAGAGGATGAAGCTCAGCCTGTGTTCAGACCGTCGTCGCTGCTGACCTTCAGTGACCAGACATCACCGCAG gagcCGTGTGTGTCGGGCCCCGTCAGAGAGCTGTCCTTATGGGAGTGGAGGCACTGGCAGAACAGGCCGCTCCACACACACAGCGTGGGACATTCGGAGCGCTGCCTCCATTTCACCTCCATCATGGAGCTGATTGACAGACTGAGGCAGGAGGAGCAG GGCGACTGCAGTGTTGAGTCTGAGCTCATGCTGCATCTGCAGAAAGAGGATGTTGATGACGGCAGAACAACAAAACCAAACGCTGACAAAATCCCTCGGAAGAAGAGGCCAAAGTCCAGCGCGGCTCCTCGCTCTGATCACTGCTGGGATGAAGCCCCTGAAGATCAGCGACAAGAGAACGACACGACGTCTGTGACGCTGATCCAGAGCACAGAGAACCGAACACACGATGGGTTTGTTCCGGACGAGGACGAGCGAGTCGACAGTGTCCCATTCACCGATGACGGCGTCCATCCAGAGTCTGATCTCCCATCACAACACGAGTGTCTGGAGTGTTTGCTAGAAGATCCCTGCGTCCAGCAGGACGAGAGCTCGGATCTACAGCGCATGTTCTATCAGTCCGAGCAGAACGTCAGTCCTAAACGCTGCCGACACAATCTGACAACCAAAGCTTTTCAGATGATCCTCGACAATGTCAAAGAGCTCCTGTCCAGATCTCCACCGCAGGGCTTTGATTTCAGTCTGCCTGACCTCAGTGATCCCTCAGAAGAGCCGTTATCTGAGGCGTTTCAGGTGACCTTCAGCCTGGCGCCAGTTAACGGAGACCGTGAGGAGTGTGACGCTCTTTCACCAGGCTGGGACGAGCTGTTCGACGACGACGAAGACTTCACGAAAGCCGAGGAGCAACAAGAAGAGCAGGTGAGCCTGGACGAGAGCGTCGACCTGTTTGGAGACGACGAGGCTTTCCTTCAGCTGAGCGTTCCTGATGTTCAGACGCCAGACAAGAGCACCGAACCTGATGGAAAGCAGCAGACTCCTGTCGACGTGTCAGGAAACAGATCGAAGGGCGCAGGATCTGATCAGGCGTTCAACTGCTCGCAGGACTTCTTCTCTGTGAACTTTGACCTCGGGTttgagtctgaggaggaggaaTGTGTCGTCACAGCATCTGCTCTGAAAGCGTCTCCTGCAGTCTCATCCACACGGCCTCGTCCAGTCGAAGGAAACGGGAGATCTGACCAATCGCTGGATCAATGGAGTCCGGCGACGAGACCCAGCGCTTCCACGCCCAACCATGTGTTCCTGCCTCCAGCCGGACGACGAGCGGAAGACCAGACGCGACCGTCAGCGCGCAGATCCTTCCAGAAGACTCTGTCTCAGAGATCACTGATGTTTCAGCAGCGTCTCTCGTGTGCAG gcGTGCTGAGCAGTGACAGCGAGGGCGAGACTCCTCTCAGGACTCCAGCTCATAAAGTCAATCCTGTGTTTTCTCCAGAG CACTCAAAGATCTGCAGTGACGTGGAGTCTCCCGTTCAAGCATGCAGGAAACGCATCGCTGCATTAAACACG TCGGAGGAGAGTGATGCTGATTTTCAGGACGTCACCCTTCATCAGCCCGGAGATGTGAAGCCCCGTCACGTCAGGAAGCCTCAA AAGATTGTCCGTCGCGAAGGCCGTCAGTTCCTGGACGAGGAGGCCGAGCTCTCTGAAGATGAAGATGTTTCATCAGATGAAGAAGATGGAGATGAACAGAACCATTCACTGCAGGGGTTCGTGGTGAACGCGACCCAGTGCTCTCAGGGTCTGAACG AATCTGAGATGCAGGCGGTCTATCTGAAGTCGGTCAGGAGTCCAGCGGTGCAGAACCGGGTCCGGATGACGTATAAACCAAAACACAACATGGATATCTTCTCACAG GTGCCAGAACAGGACGAGACGTACGCGGAGGACAGCTTTGTGGTTGATGGCAGtgaagatgaggaggagagtGACGCTGATGAAGAGCCCGTGGAGCTGATCGCTGAAGACTCGTACGTCGACGGCCGGAAACAGTACGCCACGCGCCGCAGGGTTCGGATACGAGCGGCGAACCCTCCGGGAAGAGTTCAGCCAGAGAGAAACAAACGCTCCCGGATCATCCGTGTGCAGGACTCCagtgaggaagaggaggagtgCGACGGACGAGACTCTGTGTTTAAAGTCCCGCAGTGTCTGCAGAGCGTCTCCAGACGGACGGAGCGAGATGACATGAAGCGGCAGAGACTCCGTGATGAGGCTGCGCTGTCAGAAGAGCTCGACTTCCATCCGGAGAAACCG GTGGCCGTGTCGACCCGGAGTCCGTCGGCCGCAGACGGTCCTCTGAGAGTGTTAGTGGACAGCCGCTGCATCAGCGGAGGGTCAGAGGTCGTGTCGTGTCTGCGGCTGCGACACGGCCTCCAGGTTCACGTGTGTTCGCTGGTCAGCGCAGACTTCATCGTGAGCAACCGCATGGCCGTGGAGTGGCAGAGCGAGTCGGAGGTCGCCAGCGTCCAGAACCGCAAACGGCTGCAGGAGCGAATCCAGCGGCTGCAAGCGTCATATGAGCGCGTGTGTCTGATCATCCAGAGCGACCGCACCAAACCTG GTGAGGCGGTGCGAGCGTTTCAGCGCAGCCGCTATTATGACGGGACGCTGGCGGCGCTGGTGAAGGCGGGCGTTCGGCTCCTGGTCAGCAAAGGTCCGGATGAGACCGCCGCGCTACTGAGCGAACTGACGCAGGTGGAGAGAAGGAAAGGTCAGGCCATCGATGTACCCCTGGAGGTCAAAGGTCACCGGCAGCAGGCTCTTCAGTTCTGCTTGACACTGCCGCACGTGAGCTACGTCAGCGCGCTGAACATGTGCCATCACTACAGCTCCGTCAGTCACATGATCAGCAG TTCAGTGGAGGAGCTGCAGGCGTCTGCGCGTGTGAGCCGCTCCAGAGCCGAGGACATTTACCGCTGTCTGCGCTACAGCTGCTGCTAA
- the LOC125269210 gene encoding mitochondrial basic amino acids transporter isoform X2, which translates to MLGLYKGIGSPMMGLTFINAIVFGVQGNAMRMLAADTPLHQFLAGAAAGLIQCVICCPMELAKTRMQMQGTGQKSPSRKLYKNSLDCLVRIYRKEGIRGINRGMVTTVIRETPGFGVYFLTYDTLTRSLHCEPDDGYIIPKLLLAGGMSGIASWISTYPVDVIKSRLQADGVGGANKYDGIVDCVRQSWRREGWRMFTRGLTSTLLRAFPVNATTFATVTLFLMYMREDECVKDCESMPTLQHSSL; encoded by the coding sequence ATGTTGGGCCTCTATAAGGGCATCGGCTCCCCCATGATGGGCCTGACCTTCATCAACGCCATCGTGTTCGGCGTCCAGGGCAACGCCATGCGCATGTTGGCCGCAGACACGCCGCTGCATCAGTTCCTGGCGGGCGCGGCGGCCGGACTCATCCAGTGCGTCATCTGCTGCCCGATGGAGCTGGCCAAGACCCGCATGCAGATGCAGGGAACGGGCCAGAAGAGCCCGTCCAGGAAGCTCTACAAGAACTCTCTGGACTGTCTGGTCCGCATCTACCGGAAGGAGGGAATCCGAGGAATCAACCGAGGAATGGTGACCACCGTCATCCGCGAGACGCCCGGCTTCGGCGTCTACTTCCTCACCTACGACACGCTGACGCGATCGCTGCACTGCGAACCCGACGACGGCTACATCATTCCTAAGCTGCTCCTGGCAGGCGGCATGTCGGGAATCGCATCCTGGATCTCCACCTACCCCGTGGACGTCATCAAGTCCCGCCTCCAGGCGGATGGCGTGGGCGGAGCCAACAAGTACGACGGCATCGTGGACTGCGTCCGTCAGAGCTGGCGGAGGGAGGGATGGAGGATGTTCACTCGCGGCCTGACCTCGACTCTCCTGAGAGCGTTCCCCGTCAACGCCACCACCTTCGCCACCGTCACGCTCTTCCTCATGTACATGCGCGAGGACGAATGCGTGAAGGACTGCGAGTCCATGCCGACCTTGCAGCACAGCAGCCTGTGA